The Gemmatimonadota bacterium genome contains the following window.
CGCATCTTCGGTCCCTATGTCCACGACCTCTCCACAGCCCCGCGCGACAGCAGCATGAGAGCCGCAGTACTCGATCACATCGACAACGGCGGCTGCCTCATCAGCGGAGGATGCCTCCTCTGGACAGACCACCTCGACAAATGGGGCACCCAATTTTATCTCCACCAATCTTCTACTCCCCAAAGTTGACATCTTCTCAAACACATATTACCTTTCGCCTCACAAATAACACCCTCGCTACTCGTATCCCCGTGTCTTTGTGTCTTTGTGTGAGACATTTATCCAATCTCATATCTTTCGCCCATGTCCAACACCCCCGACATCGCCGTCCAGAACCTCGGAAAAACTTATGAAGTGCCCCAGCGAGAACCCGGATTGGGCGCAGCGATCAAAAGCCTCGTCTCGCGCACCACACGCGACGTCGAAGCCGTCAAAAACATCTCCTTTGACGTTGCCCCAGGCGAAATCGTCGGATTCTTGGGACCCAATGGCGCTGGCAAAACCACCACCCTCAAAATGCTATCGGGTCTGCTCCACCCCACAGCCGGCGAAATCTCAGTCATTGGACACACCCCTTATGCGCGCCACAAAAATTTTCTCAACCGCATCACCCTCGTCATGGGCCAGCGCAACCAGCTCATGTGGGACATTCCCGTAGCCGACTCTTTTGAACGCAACCGAGCGATCTACCGCATTTCTCACGGCGAATACAACAACACCCTCGACGAACTCAACGCCTTACTCGACCTGAGCGAATTGCTTTCCAAACCCGTGCGCAATCTCTCATTGGGAGAACGCATGAAATGTGAAATCGCCGCAGCCCTGCTCCACCGCCCAAAGATTCTCTTCCTCGACGAACCCACCATTGGCCTCGACGTCACCATGCAGCGCCGCATCCGCGCCTTCTTGGGCGAATACAACCGCCGCCACAGCGCCACCGTATTGCTCACCTCGCATTACATGGCCGATGTCGAAGCCCTGTGCAAGCGCGTTATTGTCATTCACCACGGCGAACTGCTCTTCGACGGCGATTTGAGCGCGCTCATCGAACGCTTTTCACCTCACAAAACCATAGTCGTCGATCTCGAAACCGAACGCGCCGACCTCTCCTCCTACGGCGAGGTCGTCACCGCCGAGGGCAACAGTGTAACCCTGCGCGTACCCAAAACAAAAACCGCCGATGTCACTGGAAAATTGCTCGCCAATCTGCCCGTCATCGACCTCACAGTTGAAGATCCACCCATAGAAGAAGTCATCGAACAGGTGTTTTCAAATTGAAACATTATACCGCCACCTACTGGGCCTTTTTCAAGACCTCATTACTCGAACAGTTTCAATATCGCGCCGCCATGGCGATATGGATGATCGGTCGCATACTCGAACCCATCATCTACCTCACCGTATGGACGACAGTCGCCCATGCACGCGGGGGCAGTGTGGGATCCTATTCACCTGCCGACTTTGCCGCTTATTACATCGTACTCATGCTCGTCAACCAATTCACCTTCTCCTGGATCATGCACATATACGACTTTCGCATTCGCCAGGGCGAACTCTCCAACTTCTTGCTCAAACCCATACACCCCATACACGCGGATATTGCCGAGAACATCGCGTACAAAGTCATGACCGCTGTCATCATTTTTCCCACGGCAACTTTGCTCTTCTTTCTCTTTGACCCCAACCTCGCCTTTCACATCCAGACATTCGCCGTCTTTTTACTCGCACTGGGCATGGCGTTCTTCATGCGATTCTTCATCGAATGGACCCTCGCCCTCGTCGCCTTTTGGACCACGCGCAACGAAGCCATCAACCAGATGTACTTCACACTCGGCCTATTTCTCTCTGGACGCATCGCGCCTATTGACCTGCTACCGGGTGCCATCCAGACCCTCGCCGACGCGCTCCCCTTTCGATGGGCTATTGCATTTCCCGTCGAACTCATGCTCGGTCGTCTCTCACAAGAACAGATCTGGAACGGATTCACCATGCAAGCTATCTGGCTACTCGCGGGTTTTCTGTTAATCCAACTCACCTGGCGGTCGGGCGTCAAAAAATACTCGGCAGTTGGATCATAAGGACGCTATCCATGTACTACTTAAAGCTAATATGGACCTTCTTCCGCATTGGCATCCTCAACGAAATGGCCTATCGCGTGAACTTCTATGTCCAACTCCTGCAATCCCTCCTCAGCCTGGGCACAGCCATCGCGGGCCTGGCAATCGTGTTTTCACACACCGATACCCTCGGCGGATGGCAAGCCGTCGATATCCTCGCCCTGCTCGGCGTATTTATGTTCGTAGGCGGCGTGATCGGCATGGTCATAAATCCCAGCATGAGCCAGCTCATGGACGATGTGCTACGCGGTATATTCGACTACACCCTCACCAAACCGTGCGACGCGCAATTCCTCGCCAGCATCTCGCAAATCCGCGTATGGCGGCTCACCGACATTCTACTCGGCGCGGGCGTGCTCGTCGCCGCGCTGATCTACCGGGGACTTGATATTGGTCCGCGAGAAGCCCTTGCCTTCGCCTTTGTTCTCTGCACTGGGGGCAGCATCATCTACAGCTTCTGGCTCATACTCGCCACCCTCACCTTCTGGTTCTTGCGCATCGAAAACATCCTCCACATCTTCCAGAGCATGTACGAAGCCGGCCGCTGGCCCATTGGCATCTACCCACACTGGCTGCGCTATATCCTCACATTCCTCGTACCCGTGGCA
Protein-coding sequences here:
- a CDS encoding ATP-binding cassette domain-containing protein, with the protein product MSNTPDIAVQNLGKTYEVPQREPGLGAAIKSLVSRTTRDVEAVKNISFDVAPGEIVGFLGPNGAGKTTTLKMLSGLLHPTAGEISVIGHTPYARHKNFLNRITLVMGQRNQLMWDIPVADSFERNRAIYRISHGEYNNTLDELNALLDLSELLSKPVRNLSLGERMKCEIAAALLHRPKILFLDEPTIGLDVTMQRRIRAFLGEYNRRHSATVLLTSHYMADVEALCKRVIVIHHGELLFDGDLSALIERFSPHKTIVVDLETERADLSSYGEVVTAEGNSVTLRVPKTKTADVTGKLLANLPVIDLTVEDPPIEEVIEQVFSN
- a CDS encoding ABC-2 family transporter protein → MKHYTATYWAFFKTSLLEQFQYRAAMAIWMIGRILEPIIYLTVWTTVAHARGGSVGSYSPADFAAYYIVLMLVNQFTFSWIMHIYDFRIRQGELSNFLLKPIHPIHADIAENIAYKVMTAVIIFPTATLLFFLFDPNLAFHIQTFAVFLLALGMAFFMRFFIEWTLALVAFWTTRNEAINQMYFTLGLFLSGRIAPIDLLPGAIQTLADALPFRWAIAFPVELMLGRLSQEQIWNGFTMQAIWLLAGFLLIQLTWRSGVKKYSAVGS
- a CDS encoding ABC-2 family transporter protein, whose translation is MYYLKLIWTFFRIGILNEMAYRVNFYVQLLQSLLSLGTAIAGLAIVFSHTDTLGGWQAVDILALLGVFMFVGGVIGMVINPSMSQLMDDVLRGIFDYTLTKPCDAQFLASISQIRVWRLTDILLGAGVLVAALIYRGLDIGPREALAFAFVLCTGGSIIYSFWLILATLTFWFLRIENILHIFQSMYEAGRWPIGIYPHWLRYILTFLVPVAFAITVPAEALSGRLTPESTITSGLLCAFLLAFSRWFWKRGLKNYSGASA